The Panthera leo isolate Ple1 chromosome D1, P.leo_Ple1_pat1.1, whole genome shotgun sequence region TTTGTCTGGCTTATATCACTTAAGAAGCTACTTTTATAATTCCgttttaacaaatgaagaaactgaggctcaaataatttaataacttGCATAAGGTCACAGcttataaatgaaagagagagggatcAAGTGAGGTAATTTGACTCTAAAGTGCAAAGGCTGACCTATATTCACTATATGTATCCTTTCTCCATCCAGGTTATGAGTGTGAACTTCTTCCTATTCAGGATTCATTGGAGCTATTTGATTCTGATGTTCCTGGTAGTATTATGGCTTGTTATTATAGTTATTAATATAGTTAGGTAATATTATAGGTTTCTTAAGGTGTGTCCTATAGTTGAAGATTTTACCTACTTCTATCCCCAGGAGACACCTCCataaaaatagatggaaaattATTGCTTGGCTGGTTCCAAAATGTCTTTCTGCTTCCATTCCATTTCTTACTTTTAAGAGTAAGATATACACCTGATAAATGATAACAACAGCTTTCCATTGTATCATTGGGCACATAATTGTACTTTTGTTCTGCCGTTTAAATCCTTTGTATTCATCTCCATTGTACGATGCCCATATGTCCAGAAGAGGGCGATGTTTTACTATAAACTTCCAGTGAAGTTTTCTCCAACCTGCTTTGGACAAAGTATatacatttagaaacaaaatttctTAAGGTTAAGTGGGAGTGCCATTTGCTTGAGTACCATTTGCTTAAACGCTTTGGTGGGGGAATGTTTCTAATAAACATGGGCTTTAGAAAACcctgaatatttgaatatttgaatattgttGCTATTCATTCCTGGCTTTATGACTTCACACAAGTTACTTGGTGTCTAGAGGCCTGGGATTTCCTTACATGTAAAATGTGAAGACCTACAGTCTTCCTACAGGATAGCAATATTATGAGGGACCTACAGGATAGCaatattatgaggattaaatgggccAACTTAAGAACCTAAtacagatgctcagtaaatggcaaTGTTCTACATTTCCGGAAAAGCAGCTAATCAGAGCAAACTTATGTGAAATTTTCTTTTGAGACGAGCCTTGGTCATTTCTATCCTCTGTTGCTTTAAACACAATTCTTGGCATATATTACATGTTCAACAAATTTTGttgactaaatattttaaaatataaaaacattacaCCTTAGGGAAAGCAGGAAGCCAGAGATAAACTGGTAATGTAGTCTACTAGGTGTATTTCTACCTCCTTCCCTTTCCGTTCTTCTCCCTGCCCCGGGTAAAAGAAGTTAGTCCCCTCCTTTCTTTGAGTCAGGAATGGGAGTTTGACCAAGTAAGAATAAGGTTTtggaaataaaggggaaaataaacaaaaggaagtgTTTTGCTTGCTGTCCTCTGTTTTATCTTTGGTAGGTAAGAATCTGATGCAGAGAAGGCAAAGGCTTGGGGGCTGCAGGAAGTGCAGTGTCTCGAGTCTGGGCCCCAGGAGGAAATAGCTGTAGGTACCAAAGGTGGGCATCAAGGTGAGCGGGCTCTGCGGCAGGCAGTGGTGAGCTCTGAGAGGTATATGCAGGTCCACAGTCACATACGGGCTCTCATTGGTTGCTCTCTCCACTCCGATCATCCCTCCTTCTTCTGGGAGATcctcacccagctgagcccagaaCGGCAAGCGGTGAGTAGCTGCAGGTGCTGTCACTTTGCCTGTTGTTGGCCTTTGGTCTGGGTACTCACAGCCCAGGCCCAGCTGTGTCTGTTCCCAGCAGGTGCAATGTATCAGCTCCATCCAGGCACGAAGGTCATCATGACTAAACAACCAGAGGGTGTAAATGATGAGACTTCTTGTAGGGGGGAAATTGCCTCTAAATGACAAACATTGTTGCCACTGGGgcttaaaaatagagattttgtACAATGATGCTCATCACCCTTATAATAGCAAAATTTGCAAACTAATTTTCCAACAAGAGGAAAACTGTTGAATAACTAatggtatataatatttatgtatcaACAT contains the following coding sequences:
- the LOC122199835 gene encoding uncharacterized protein LOC122199835 isoform X2, which codes for MLTSAGVWIPVLSLGPAMHQDPKPVSQPISPCHDDLRAWMELIHCTCWEQTQLGLGCEYPDQRPTTGKVTAPAATHRLPFWAQLGEDLPEEGGMIGVERATNESPYVTVDLHIPLRAHHCLPQSPLTLMPTFGTYSYFLLGPRLETLHFLQPPSLCLLCIRFLPTKDKTEDSKQNTSFCLFSPLFPKPYSYLVKLPFLTQRKEGTNFFYPGQGEERKGKEVEIHLVDYITSLSLASCFP
- the LOC122199835 gene encoding uncharacterized protein LOC122199835 isoform X1; its protein translation is MLITQRNANSIYSPSKEIEPKRSQWLGVELDGPAKRCSLLPGFGYLCSPLGLRCTRTLSLHDDLRAWMELIHCTCWEQTQLGLGCEYPDQRPTTGKVTAPAATHRLPFWAQLGEDLPEEGGMIGVERATNESPYVTVDLHIPLRAHHCLPQSPLTLMPTFGTYSYFLLGPRLETLHFLQPPSLCLLCIRFLPTKDKTEDSKQNTSFCLFSPLFPKPYSYLVKLPFLTQRKEGTNFFYPGQGEERKGKEVEIHLVDYITSLSLASCFP